In a genomic window of Telopea speciosissima isolate NSW1024214 ecotype Mountain lineage chromosome 5, Tspe_v1, whole genome shotgun sequence:
- the LOC122661689 gene encoding uncharacterized protein LOC122661689 isoform X2 produces the protein MKLEDFFTLTEMKDGLTALARVEELVSIMQQEKDTVVKNVVEAARQWSTVASTLAATESKDCLDLFVRLDGLCFLGRWLQEVKKCSDDISDSFAEESITALLAALEKLPIDEDTLISSGINVIMKDLFGHKSSRVQDRARTLFDGWNQVRDEDADHQESGRPEQSNGSVFPSMGGADEDRHLVEPSGGEFQPPQSSDGSHSRSAEGVKFHMPTNQHTSRIPSGQTDEDGCQGCPLESQSIMEESFSHPAESATSTGTCSSPVLLKVNAEGKSLDIPELKEAPEDAKETDGVKDIQDKPGREETSAVSTPLESNSISLTVNDMPSVMETAAEETLVSEVKGVSVDDELLRPSRSTGEFKTTGQGDEGLSNDLQDLTSDGHNLRSTKNLETSFCRTEDVGAGSIKDLAGESSSTVCRREELAIAADVPKLKMDLKASDKFEERKLEMELEYGVDDALEVARQVAKEVEREVVDNREPFCSSSSEKNSEGVVQPGSPDSINDEKDQLMTGPLHDLPTGQNLSCGASSPRGEEHLRSSQDVDSKPENCMQDLESSQLTEAAQELAGNSEREPCGFDLNEEVYSEEMASPSTPSSVPITVATTKATASGIPVAPLHFEGNLGWKGSAVTSAFRPPAPRKTPDGEKALSVEGSNHSSKCRQDVLDFDLNVAGADDDGVTDLALTKQIPESSSLPSGESSVEVSSRRGERLMLDLNRSGDNEDAPLSDSRTEGQFLYHHRNGHRSPSPASSSSSRQPPVRNIDLNDSPSFFDDTYGQQHRLVISPSQDMNAHGGFKVDDHFISIMGKKVEVNRKDCAPQTRSFIPNGQVSESLEAGMARSGRGVVAPSAMVQTALPSRLFGYSSLTAGSSTSVTPAVYGSSPYMVDSRGAPVLLQIMGSPTADPPPYSRASFFTSMTGMQTGLNGVGPSQSGFDLNAGVMMVDNSVNREAGGLRPLFIQGQGGSVEEQMRSASLPLNSMVGVRRREPDGGWESYPVAYKRQWN, from the exons ATGAAGCTGGAAGACTTCTTTACCTTGACTGAGATGAAGGATGGGCTCACTGCTCTTGCTAGGGTTGAAGAGCTGGTCTCCATAATGCAGCAGGAGAAAGATACTGTTGTCAAGAATGTCGTGGAGGCAGCGAGACAGTGGTCCACTGTTGCAAGTACCTTAGCAGCAACAGAGAGTAAGGACTGTCTTGATCTCTTCGTTCGGCTAGATGGACTTTGCTTCCTTGGCCGCTGGCTTCAAGAGGTGAAAAAGTGTAGTGATGACATCAGTGATAGTTTTGCAGAAGAGTCGATCACTGCACTTTTAGCAGCACTTGAGAAGCTTCCCATTGATGAGGATACATTAATTTCTTCAGGCATCAATGTGATTATGAAGGATCTTTTTGGTCACAAGAGCAGTAGGGTTCAAGATAGGGCAAGAACTTTATTTGATGGTTGGAACCAGGTAAGGGATGAGGATGCAGATCACCA AGAGAGTGGACGCCCAGAACAGTCAAATGGCAGTGTTTTCCCATCGATGGGAGGTGCTGATGAGGATAGGCATTTAGTAGAGCCATCTGGGGGTGAATTTCAGCCTCCACAAAGCTCAGATGGCTCTCATTCTCGTAGTGCTGAAGGTGTAAAGTTTCATATGCCTACTAATCAGCATACCTCTCGTATACCTTCAGGCCAGACAGATGAGGATGGATGTCAAGGATGTCCTCTGGAAAGCCAATCTATTATGGAAGAATCCTTTTCACATCCTGCAGAAAGTGCAACCTCCACTGGGACATGCAGTTCTCCGGTTCTGCTGAAAGTTAATGCTGAGGGTAAGTCCTTGGATATTCCAGAGCTGAAAGAAGCCCCCGAGGATGCGAAAGAAACAGATGGAGTGAAAGATATCCAAGATAAGCCTGGTAGAGAGGAAACATCTGCTGTTTCTACCCCATTGGAGTCCAACTCTATCTCCTTGACTGTTAATGATATGCCGTCTGTGATGGAAACTGCTGCTGAAGAAACACTGGTTTCTGAGGTGAAGGGTGTGTCTGTTGATGATGAGTTGCTAAGACCTTCCAGAAGCACAGGGGAATTCAAGACTACAGGTCAAGGTGATGAAGGTCTTTCTAATGACTTGCAGGACTTAACTAGTGATGGGCATAACTTAAGAAGCACAAAAAACCTGGAGACTTCCTTTTGCAGGACTGAAGATGTTGGAGCAGGATCTATTAAAGATCTTGCTGGTGAGTCGAGTTCAACGGTATGCAGAAGAGAGGAATTGGCAATCGCTGCTGATGTCCCCAAACTGAAGATGGATTTGAAAGCCTCAGACAAGtttgaagagagaaaattagAAATGGAACTTGAGTATGGAGTGGATGATGCCCTGGAAGTGGCTCGGCAAGTTGCTAAAGAAGTAGAGAGAGAGGTAGTGGATAACAGAGAACCATTCTGCAGCTCTTCTTCTGAGAAAAATTCTGAAGGAGTGGTTCAGCCTGGTAGCCCTGATTCTATAAATGATGAGAAGGACCAACTCATGACAGGTCCACTACATGATTTGCCAACCGGACAAAATCTTTCTTGTGGGGCCTCTTCTCCAAGGGGAGAGGAGCATTTAAGGAGCTCGCAGGATGTAGATTCAAAACCAGAAAACTGTATGCAAGACCTGGAATCCTCCCAATTGACTGAAGCCGCTCAAGAACTAGCAGGTAACAGTGAAAGGGAACCATGTGGTTTTGATCTTAACGAGGAAGTCTACTCAGAGGAAATGGCAAGCCCATCAACTCCCAGTTCTGTCCCCATCACTGTTGCCACAACAAAAGCAACAGCTTCTGGAATTCCTGTGGCTCCTTTGCACTTTGAGGGGAATCTGGGATGGAAGGGCTCTGCTGTTACCAGTGCTTTCCGTCCACCAGCTCCTCGCAAGACTCCAGACGGTGAGAAGGCTCTCTCGGTTGAGGGGAGCAACCACAGTTCCAAATGCAGGCAAGATGTCCTTGATTTTGATCTGAATGTGGCTGGggctgatgatgatggtgtcACTGATCTGGCTTTGACAAAACAAATCCCAGAGTCATCAAGTCTCCCTTCTGGGGAATCTTCTGTTGAGGTGAGTTCAAGAAGGGGAGAGAGGCTTATGTTGGACCTTAATCGTTCTGGTGACAATGAAGATGCTCCTTTGTCTGATTCAAGGACAGAAGGCCAGTTCCTTTATCACCACAGAAATGGGCATCGAAGCCCTTCCCCAGCCTCCTCGTCATCATCAAGGCAGCCTCCAGTGAGAAACATCGATTTGAATGACAGCCCGTCTTTCTTCGATGATACTTATGGCCAGCAGCATAGGCTTGTTATATCACCTTCCCAAGACATGAATGCACATGGAGGGTTTAAGGTGGATGATCATTTCATTTCAATCATGGGAAAGAAAGTGGAGGTCAACCGAAAGGATTGTGCACCTCAAACTCGTTCCTTCATACCAAATGGGCAGGTCAGTGAATCCTTGGAGGCTGGCATGGCAAGATCTGGACGTGGTGTGGTAGCACCCTCAGCAATGGTTCAAACAGCTTTGCCTTCTCGGTTGTTTGGGTACAGCAGCCTGACAGCAGGGTCCTCTACGTCTGTCACCCCAGCAGTGTATGGGTCTAGCCCTTACATGGTAGATTCTAGAGGTGCTCCTGTTTTGCTGCAGATAATGGGATCCCCAACAGCTGATCCACCTCCCTATTCCCGAGCATCTTTCTTTACAAGCATGACGGGAATGCAAACAGGTTTGAATGGGGTTGGGCCTTCACAATCTGGCTTTGATCTCAATGCGGGCGTAATGATGGTTGACAACAGCGTGAACAGGGAAGCCGGGGGTCTCAGGCCGCTATTTATTCAGGGCCAGGGTGGATCTGTGGAGGAGCAGATGAGGTCTGCCTCCCTGCCTCTGAATTCAATGGTGGGGGTCAGGCGAAGAGAACCAGACGGTGGGTGGGAATCGTATCCGGTTGCTTATAAACGGCAGTGGAATTAg
- the LOC122661689 gene encoding uncharacterized protein LOC122661689 isoform X1, which produces MKLEDFFTLTEMKDGLTALARVEELVSIMQQEKDTVVKNVVEAARQWSTVASTLAATESKDCLDLFVRLDGLCFLGRWLQEVKKCSDDISDSFAEESITALLAALEKLPIDEDTLISSGINVIMKDLFGHKSSRVQDRARTLFDGWNQVRDEDADHQDIEKGGACLEDEVTASAKGAAESGRPEQSNGSVFPSMGGADEDRHLVEPSGGEFQPPQSSDGSHSRSAEGVKFHMPTNQHTSRIPSGQTDEDGCQGCPLESQSIMEESFSHPAESATSTGTCSSPVLLKVNAEGKSLDIPELKEAPEDAKETDGVKDIQDKPGREETSAVSTPLESNSISLTVNDMPSVMETAAEETLVSEVKGVSVDDELLRPSRSTGEFKTTGQGDEGLSNDLQDLTSDGHNLRSTKNLETSFCRTEDVGAGSIKDLAGESSSTVCRREELAIAADVPKLKMDLKASDKFEERKLEMELEYGVDDALEVARQVAKEVEREVVDNREPFCSSSSEKNSEGVVQPGSPDSINDEKDQLMTGPLHDLPTGQNLSCGASSPRGEEHLRSSQDVDSKPENCMQDLESSQLTEAAQELAGNSEREPCGFDLNEEVYSEEMASPSTPSSVPITVATTKATASGIPVAPLHFEGNLGWKGSAVTSAFRPPAPRKTPDGEKALSVEGSNHSSKCRQDVLDFDLNVAGADDDGVTDLALTKQIPESSSLPSGESSVEVSSRRGERLMLDLNRSGDNEDAPLSDSRTEGQFLYHHRNGHRSPSPASSSSSRQPPVRNIDLNDSPSFFDDTYGQQHRLVISPSQDMNAHGGFKVDDHFISIMGKKVEVNRKDCAPQTRSFIPNGQVSESLEAGMARSGRGVVAPSAMVQTALPSRLFGYSSLTAGSSTSVTPAVYGSSPYMVDSRGAPVLLQIMGSPTADPPPYSRASFFTSMTGMQTGLNGVGPSQSGFDLNAGVMMVDNSVNREAGGLRPLFIQGQGGSVEEQMRSASLPLNSMVGVRRREPDGGWESYPVAYKRQWN; this is translated from the coding sequence ATGAAGCTGGAAGACTTCTTTACCTTGACTGAGATGAAGGATGGGCTCACTGCTCTTGCTAGGGTTGAAGAGCTGGTCTCCATAATGCAGCAGGAGAAAGATACTGTTGTCAAGAATGTCGTGGAGGCAGCGAGACAGTGGTCCACTGTTGCAAGTACCTTAGCAGCAACAGAGAGTAAGGACTGTCTTGATCTCTTCGTTCGGCTAGATGGACTTTGCTTCCTTGGCCGCTGGCTTCAAGAGGTGAAAAAGTGTAGTGATGACATCAGTGATAGTTTTGCAGAAGAGTCGATCACTGCACTTTTAGCAGCACTTGAGAAGCTTCCCATTGATGAGGATACATTAATTTCTTCAGGCATCAATGTGATTATGAAGGATCTTTTTGGTCACAAGAGCAGTAGGGTTCAAGATAGGGCAAGAACTTTATTTGATGGTTGGAACCAGGTAAGGGATGAGGATGCAGATCACCAAGACATTGAGAAAGGTGGGGCATGCCTGGAGGATGAGGTTACAGCTAGTGCAAAAGGTGCTGCAGAGAGTGGACGCCCAGAACAGTCAAATGGCAGTGTTTTCCCATCGATGGGAGGTGCTGATGAGGATAGGCATTTAGTAGAGCCATCTGGGGGTGAATTTCAGCCTCCACAAAGCTCAGATGGCTCTCATTCTCGTAGTGCTGAAGGTGTAAAGTTTCATATGCCTACTAATCAGCATACCTCTCGTATACCTTCAGGCCAGACAGATGAGGATGGATGTCAAGGATGTCCTCTGGAAAGCCAATCTATTATGGAAGAATCCTTTTCACATCCTGCAGAAAGTGCAACCTCCACTGGGACATGCAGTTCTCCGGTTCTGCTGAAAGTTAATGCTGAGGGTAAGTCCTTGGATATTCCAGAGCTGAAAGAAGCCCCCGAGGATGCGAAAGAAACAGATGGAGTGAAAGATATCCAAGATAAGCCTGGTAGAGAGGAAACATCTGCTGTTTCTACCCCATTGGAGTCCAACTCTATCTCCTTGACTGTTAATGATATGCCGTCTGTGATGGAAACTGCTGCTGAAGAAACACTGGTTTCTGAGGTGAAGGGTGTGTCTGTTGATGATGAGTTGCTAAGACCTTCCAGAAGCACAGGGGAATTCAAGACTACAGGTCAAGGTGATGAAGGTCTTTCTAATGACTTGCAGGACTTAACTAGTGATGGGCATAACTTAAGAAGCACAAAAAACCTGGAGACTTCCTTTTGCAGGACTGAAGATGTTGGAGCAGGATCTATTAAAGATCTTGCTGGTGAGTCGAGTTCAACGGTATGCAGAAGAGAGGAATTGGCAATCGCTGCTGATGTCCCCAAACTGAAGATGGATTTGAAAGCCTCAGACAAGtttgaagagagaaaattagAAATGGAACTTGAGTATGGAGTGGATGATGCCCTGGAAGTGGCTCGGCAAGTTGCTAAAGAAGTAGAGAGAGAGGTAGTGGATAACAGAGAACCATTCTGCAGCTCTTCTTCTGAGAAAAATTCTGAAGGAGTGGTTCAGCCTGGTAGCCCTGATTCTATAAATGATGAGAAGGACCAACTCATGACAGGTCCACTACATGATTTGCCAACCGGACAAAATCTTTCTTGTGGGGCCTCTTCTCCAAGGGGAGAGGAGCATTTAAGGAGCTCGCAGGATGTAGATTCAAAACCAGAAAACTGTATGCAAGACCTGGAATCCTCCCAATTGACTGAAGCCGCTCAAGAACTAGCAGGTAACAGTGAAAGGGAACCATGTGGTTTTGATCTTAACGAGGAAGTCTACTCAGAGGAAATGGCAAGCCCATCAACTCCCAGTTCTGTCCCCATCACTGTTGCCACAACAAAAGCAACAGCTTCTGGAATTCCTGTGGCTCCTTTGCACTTTGAGGGGAATCTGGGATGGAAGGGCTCTGCTGTTACCAGTGCTTTCCGTCCACCAGCTCCTCGCAAGACTCCAGACGGTGAGAAGGCTCTCTCGGTTGAGGGGAGCAACCACAGTTCCAAATGCAGGCAAGATGTCCTTGATTTTGATCTGAATGTGGCTGGggctgatgatgatggtgtcACTGATCTGGCTTTGACAAAACAAATCCCAGAGTCATCAAGTCTCCCTTCTGGGGAATCTTCTGTTGAGGTGAGTTCAAGAAGGGGAGAGAGGCTTATGTTGGACCTTAATCGTTCTGGTGACAATGAAGATGCTCCTTTGTCTGATTCAAGGACAGAAGGCCAGTTCCTTTATCACCACAGAAATGGGCATCGAAGCCCTTCCCCAGCCTCCTCGTCATCATCAAGGCAGCCTCCAGTGAGAAACATCGATTTGAATGACAGCCCGTCTTTCTTCGATGATACTTATGGCCAGCAGCATAGGCTTGTTATATCACCTTCCCAAGACATGAATGCACATGGAGGGTTTAAGGTGGATGATCATTTCATTTCAATCATGGGAAAGAAAGTGGAGGTCAACCGAAAGGATTGTGCACCTCAAACTCGTTCCTTCATACCAAATGGGCAGGTCAGTGAATCCTTGGAGGCTGGCATGGCAAGATCTGGACGTGGTGTGGTAGCACCCTCAGCAATGGTTCAAACAGCTTTGCCTTCTCGGTTGTTTGGGTACAGCAGCCTGACAGCAGGGTCCTCTACGTCTGTCACCCCAGCAGTGTATGGGTCTAGCCCTTACATGGTAGATTCTAGAGGTGCTCCTGTTTTGCTGCAGATAATGGGATCCCCAACAGCTGATCCACCTCCCTATTCCCGAGCATCTTTCTTTACAAGCATGACGGGAATGCAAACAGGTTTGAATGGGGTTGGGCCTTCACAATCTGGCTTTGATCTCAATGCGGGCGTAATGATGGTTGACAACAGCGTGAACAGGGAAGCCGGGGGTCTCAGGCCGCTATTTATTCAGGGCCAGGGTGGATCTGTGGAGGAGCAGATGAGGTCTGCCTCCCTGCCTCTGAATTCAATGGTGGGGGTCAGGCGAAGAGAACCAGACGGTGGGTGGGAATCGTATCCGGTTGCTTATAAACGGCAGTGGAATTAg
- the LOC122662804 gene encoding subtilisin-like protease SBT1.6 codes for MAVLTLLCKSLFFLFVLSFLSLPLETRSDSTDNIIKTFIFRVDEQSKPSIFPSHYHWYSSAFADPVQILHVYDTVFHGFSATVTPNQAASVLRHPSVLAVFEDRRRQLHTTRSPQFLGLRNQQGLWSGSDYGSDVIIGVLDTGVWPERRSFSDRNLSPVPSRWKGICETGVQFTPAHCNRKLIGARFFAKGHEAASRLNGASDIELVNATVEYRSPRDADGHGTHTASTAAGRHVFKASMAGYAQGIAKGVAPKARLAVYKVCWKGSGCFDSDILAAFDRAVADGVDVISISIGGGDGVSAPYYLDPIAIGAYGAVSKGVFVSSSAGNDGPNGMSVTNLAPWLTTVGAGTIDRNFPADVILGDGRKIAGVSLYSGKPLYGKMFPLVYPGKSGMLSASLCMENSLDPKLVRGKIVICDRGSNPRVAKGLVVKKAGGVGMILANGISNGEGLVGDAHLIPTGALGAKEADELKAYVSSSKNPTTTIVFRGTVIGVKPAPVVASFSGRGPNGVNPEILKPDLIAPGVNILAAWTDAFGPTGLDSDTRKTEFNILSGTSMACPHVSGAAALLKSAHPDWSPAAIRSAMMTTASIVDNRLQPITDEATGKPSTPYDYGSGHLNLDRAMDPGLVYDITSDDYVTFLCSIGYGENTIQVITKIPARCPPRKPSPGNLNYPSITALFDSAARGVSTKTLIRTVTNVGPANSIYRVEVKALPKGVSVTVKPSKLVFSEMVKKRSFAMTVSIDSRNLVLDENTGAVFGSLSWSDGKHVVRSPIVVSEFQTL; via the coding sequence ATGGCAGTGCTCACACTTCTCTGCAAATCTCTGTTTTTTCTCTTCGTCTTATCGTTCTTGAGTCTTCCTCTGGAAACCCGTTCAGATTCAACTGACAACATCATCAAAACCTTCATCTTTCGTGTCGATGAGCAGTCCAAACcctccattttcccctctcACTACCATTGGTACAGCTCTGCTTTTGCTGATCCAGTTCAAATCCTTCATGTTTATGACACCGTCTTTCACGGCTTCTCTGCTACTGTAACTCCCAACCAGGCAGCTTCCGTGCTTCGACACCCATCTGTGCTCGCCGTCTTTGAAGATCGTCGTCGTCAGCTCCATACCACTCGTTCTCCCCAATTCCTTGGCCTCCGGAATCAGCAGGGCCTCTGGTCTGGTTCTGATTACGGCTCCGATGTAATCATCGGTGTTCTCGACACTGGAGTCTGGCCTGAGCGCCGAAGCTTCTCTGATCGTAACCTCAGTCCTGTTCCATCTCGGTGGAAGGGTATATGCGAGACCGGAGTTCAGTTTACTCCAGCTCATTGTAATCGGAAGCTTATCGGGGCTAGGTTCTTCGCCAAAGGCCATGAGGCGGCTTCGAGATTGAATGGAGCTAGCGATATTGAATTGGTTAACGCCACTGTTGAGTACCGATCGCCGAGAGATGCAGACGGCCATGGAACACATACTGCTTCTACAGCTGCAGGTCGTCACGTGTTCAAGGCGAGCATGGCCGGCTACGCTCAGGGGATCGCCAAAGGTGTCGCGCCAAAAGCTAGATTAGCAGTCTACAAGGTCTGTTGGAAGGGCTCAGGTTGCTTCGACTCTGATATTCTCGCGGCATTTGATCGTGCTGTGGCTGACGGTGTAGATGTGATTTCGATCTCCATTGGAGGAGGTGATGGTGTTTCCGCTCCTTACTATCTCGACCCAATTGCCATCGGAGCTTATGGAGCCGTTTCGAAAGGGGTATTCGTATCTTCTTCCGCTGGTAACGATGGCCCCAATGGTATGTCTGTAACTAACCTGGCACCATGGCTTACTACTGTTGGAGCTGGAACTATCGATCGTAATTTCCCGGCCGATGTAATCCTCGGCGATGGACGGAAAATCGCTGGTGTATCTCTCTATTCTGGTAAGCCACTTTACGGCAAAATGTTCCCTCTGGTATACCCTGGCAAATCGGGGATGCTCTCTGCTTCCCTCTGTATGGAGAATTCCCTCGATCCAAAGCTCGTGAGAGGCAAGATCGTAATCTGTGATCGCGGGAGTAATCCGAGAGTCGCAAAGGGTTTGGTCGTCAAGAAAGCTGGTGGTGTTGGAATGATACTCGCCAATGGAATCTCTAATGGCGAGGGTCTTGTAGGCGACGCTCACCTTATCCCTACCGGTGCTCTCGGAGCCAAAGAAGCCGACGAATTGAAAGCTTACGTTTCATCTTCTAAAAATCCGACGACGACAATTGTCTTCCGTGGCACCGTCATTGGCGTGAAGCCAGCACCGGTAGTGGCCTCTTTCTCCGGTCGAGGACCCAACGGTGTGAACCCAGAGATCCTCAAGCCGGACCTGATCGCTCCTGGTGTCAACATTCTTGCCGCCTGGACTGATGCATTTGGACCTACCGGCTTAGATTCCGATACTCGCAAAACCGAATTCAATATCCTCTCCGGTACTTCCATGGCTTGCCCCCATGTGAGCGGCGCCGCTGCGTTACTCAAATCGGCCCACCCAGATTGGAGCCCGGCAGCAATCCGGTCTGCAATGATGACTACAGCCAGCATTGTGGACAACCGTCTCCAACCCATTACCGATGAAGCCACTGGTAAGCCATCGACGCCTTACGATTACGGTTCTGGCCATCTTAATCTGGACCGAGCAATGGACCCTGGACTCGTCTACGACATCACAAGCGACGATTACGTGACCTTCTTGTGTTCTATCGGTTACGGGGAAAATACGATACAGGTGATAACGAAGATACCTGCGAGGTGCCCTCCGAGGAAACCATCGCCGGGGAATCTGAATTACCCGTCGATCACGGCGTTGTTTGATTCAGCGGCGCGTGGGGTTTCGACCAAGACATTGATTCGAACAGTCACAAATGTTGGACCAGCAAACTCGATTTACAGAGTGGAGGTGAAAGCGCTGCCGAAAGGGGTTTCGGTGACTGTGAAACCATCGAAGTTGGTGTTCTCCGAGATGGTGAAGAAGCGCAGCTTCGCTATGACGGTATCGATTGACAGTAGGAATCTGGTCTTGGATGAAAATACGGGTGCTGTTTTCGGGTCTCTGTCGTGGTCGGACGGGAAACATGTGGTTCGGAGCCCCATAGTGGTCAGCGAGTTTCAGACTTTGTGA